The following nucleotide sequence is from Nothobranchius furzeri strain GRZ-AD chromosome 6, NfurGRZ-RIMD1, whole genome shotgun sequence.
CAGGAAAAAAAACAGTGTAAAGACTAAAATTCGTTTAACTGATAAATCAGAGCAGAGTTTTCATGAGCTCTGAAGAAGTGACTTTGGTTTTTCTTAAAGacacaaataaaacacagaaaaggccaCAAGCAGAGCAGTAAAAGAGCCGGTAGAGACTGAAGCTGCAGACCTGtggaaatagaaaaaaataaaacaagttaaaacaaaaaaacaactttttaatTCCACTGTTATGAGCTGTTTGGAAATAAAGTCAGAGCAGTTTGAATGTTTTACAAAACACGACGGTGTTCTGTTTCTTCACTTGAGACCAGAAACAAACACGGTCCCAGAAACTTTTGATGATTTAACACTCCACCCACAGCTGGGTGGAGGTCAGTGACTCTCACTTCCTAAAATTTAGCTCCGTCCAACTTCTAAATAACTAACAGATCAGTagatgtgtgtgcgtgcttgtgtgtgtttggatgtgtgtgcatgtgtgtgtgtgtgcttggatgtgtgtgtgtgtgcttgtgtgtgtgtgcttggatgcgtgtgtgtgtgtgtgtgtgtgtgtgcatgtgtgtgtgtgtgcttggatgtttgtgtgtgtgggcatgtgtgtgtgtgtgtgtgtgtgcgtgtgtgtgtgtgtgtgtgcatgtgtgtgtgtgtgcttggatgtgtgtgtgtgtgtgtgcatgtgtgtgtgtgtgtgtgtgtgtgtgcatgtgtgtgtgtgtgcttggatgtgtgtgtgtgtgtgtgtgtgtgcatgtgtgtgtgtgtgcttggatgtgtgtgtgtgtgtgtgtgtgtgtgtgtgtgtgtgtgtgtgtgtgtgtgtgcatgtgtgtgtgtgtgtgtgtgtgtgtgtgtgtgtgtgtgtgcttggatgtttgtgtgtgtgtgcatgtgtgtgtgtgtgtgtgtgtgtgtgtgtgtgtgtgcatgtgtgtgtgtgtgcttggatgtgtgtgtgtgtgtgtgtgcatgtgtgtgtgtgtgcttggatatgtgtgtgtgtgtgtgtgtgtgtgtgtgtgtgtgcatgtgtgtgtgtgtgtgtgtgtgtgtgtgtgtgtgtgtgtgtgtgtgtgtgtgtgtgcttggatgtttgtgtgtgtgtgcatgtgtgtgtgtgtgtgtgtgtgtgtgtgtgcttggatgtgtgtgtgtgtgtgtgtgtgcgtgcgtgtgtgtgtgtgtgtgtgcttggatgtttgtgtgtgtgtgtgtgtgtgtgtgtgtgcatgtgtgtgtgtgtgtgtgtgtgtgcttggatgtttgtgtgtgtgtgtgtgtgtgtgtgtgtgtgcatgtgtgtgtgtgtgtgtgtgtgtgtgtgtgtgcgcatgtgtgtgtgtgtgtgtgtgtgtgtgcttggatgtttgtgtgtgtgcatgtgtgtgtgtgtgtgtgtgtgtgtgtgtgcatgtgtgtgtgtgtgtgtgtgtgtgtgtgtgtgtgtgtgtgtgtgtttccatttGCAGGATAACTCATGATCTACAGGTCATATTTAAATAAATCAGCTGATCGCTGTCTCAGGGAGATTCAGGACAAAATTAAAAATCTTAccgtgggaacatgtaacagttgTGGGTGCTGTTCACACTGTCGTGTTCTAGTGTGACTTCTGTGTAATCGGAGTCATCAACAGTTTTTTTTCCAATGGCGGTTACGACGAAGACTTCAGCTGGAGAAAGGAgtgttttaaagatgtttttctGACAGATGTGGTCGTCCAGTTCCAGATAAAAGCAGGAGTGAATTTTCAAAACGGTTTCTCCATCCAAATCTCCAAGGCTCTCGATGTCTGAATGAACCACGGTGAAGCTCGCAAATCTCACTTTTGCTTTATCCTCTGGTTTTGTTCCTTCTCCCAGAAAAGCGTACACAGGTTTGCATCTTGTTTGGTTCTGAAGCATCAGAGCATCCATAAGCAGGAAGTGTAGAGACTTGAACTGGAAATCGTTTTCATAGGTTGTCAGATTCATTCCCTGTGTCTCTACTGCTTTATCCAGTACCATCAT
It contains:
- the si:ch211-145b13.6 gene encoding NAD(P)(+)--arginine ADP-ribosyltransferase 1; this translates as MFDRERLLFCVIISFTVYSQITEGNVKLQDMSSNVVDDQYQGCRDKAMEKVIQSGLLKAELNSSEGFQKAWSANSKCLSVIPGGIREHTAALSVLHFADADFMMVLDKAVETQGMNLTTYENDFQFKSLHFLLMDALMLQNQTRCKPVYAFLGEGTKPEDKAKVRFASFTVVHSDIESLGDLDGETVLKIHSCFYLELDDHICQKNIFKTLLSPAEVFVVTAIGKKTVDDSDYTEVTLEHDSVNSTHNCYMFPRSAASVSTGSFTALLVAFSVFYLCL